In Armatimonadota bacterium, the following proteins share a genomic window:
- a CDS encoding YbaB/EbfC family nucleoid-associated protein — MKLPKNFGGQSMSGMMAQAQQAMERAKNLDAELANERFDIDKNGVKCTFNGLGELQALKIDPKMVDPDDLEMLEDMIVAAIKDGFAKATETRDSKVQEIMPNVPGLDKLGL; from the coding sequence ATGAAACTCCCTAAGAATTTTGGCGGGCAAAGCATGTCCGGGATGATGGCCCAGGCACAGCAGGCCATGGAGCGGGCAAAGAATCTCGACGCCGAACTGGCTAATGAGCGGTTCGATATCGACAAGAACGGCGTCAAGTGCACTTTCAACGGCCTTGGCGAGCTCCAAGCCCTGAAGATCGACCCGAAAATGGTGGATCCAGACGATTTGGAAATGTTGGAGGACATGATCGTGGCGGCAATCAAGGACGGTTTTGCCAAAGCAACGGAAACCCGGGATTCTAAAGTCCAAGAGATCATGCCCAACGTTCCCGGCTTGGACAAGCTGGGCCTTTAA
- the recR gene encoding recombination protein RecR → MQFARPLADLILHLEKLPGVGPKSAQRLAFHILRMPEDDVRRLGESLMTAKRSLRLCDVCQNISEGERCEICSDPRRTEDVICVVGEARDITAMERLNEFRGKYHVLHGLLNPVDGIGPEQLKVRELIHRLGDSVKEVIVATNPTVEGDTTAFYLAKLIKPLGVRVTRLAHGMPVGGELDYADTATLLSALEYRREI, encoded by the coding sequence ATGCAGTTCGCCCGGCCGTTGGCAGACCTCATCCTGCATCTGGAGAAGTTGCCGGGTGTCGGTCCCAAATCGGCACAGCGGTTGGCGTTCCACATTTTGCGCATGCCCGAAGACGATGTCCGCAGGCTGGGTGAGAGCTTGATGACGGCCAAGCGGTCGTTGCGGCTTTGCGACGTTTGCCAAAACATCAGTGAGGGGGAACGCTGCGAAATCTGCTCCGACCCGCGGCGGACAGAAGACGTGATTTGCGTTGTGGGTGAAGCCAGGGACATCACCGCCATGGAGCGACTCAACGAGTTCCGGGGCAAATACCACGTTTTGCATGGCCTGTTGAATCCGGTCGACGGCATCGGGCCCGAGCAACTCAAAGTCCGGGAATTGATCCACCGACTCGGCGATTCCGTCAAAGAAGTTATCGTGGCCACCAATCCGACCGTGGAAGGCGACACCACCGCTTTTTATTTGGCCAAACTCATCAAGCCGCTGGGAGTTCGCGTGACCCGGCTGGCCCACGGCATGCCGGTTGGCGGCGAATTGGATTACGCCGACACGGCCACGTTGCTCAGCGCGCTGGAATACCGGAGGGAGATATAG